A genomic region of Scomber japonicus isolate fScoJap1 chromosome 5, fScoJap1.pri, whole genome shotgun sequence contains the following coding sequences:
- the LOC128359173 gene encoding transmembrane emp24 domain-containing protein 6-like, translated as MLCSSSGLILVLVLFWGPGHAGPMTDPHPNMSDQELFWGRDQYDFSVVLRAAGLDCFWHFAHHGERFYLNYMVQWVTGVGHDRHLTVTVNAPGGRLISNIDEAKGQINFETKETGFYQMCFSNFHNRFGTMQVFLSFGVYYDGYQDPAKSKEEEKKKKEEVSKDLNNTLGIIENTSQKVDLYVFHMIRHYAFNRMTKSADYFLLQSNSRYVTWWSWALSILIVTCGYLQLFFLKRLFVTTNVTEGEKPRC; from the exons ATGTTGTGTAGCAGCTCAGGCTTAATTCTCGTCCTGGTCCTGTTTTGGGGTCCGGGTCACGCCGGGCCCATGACGGACCCCCACCCCAACATGTCGGACCAGGAGCTGTTTTGGGGCAGGGACCAGTACGACTTCTCTGTGGTGCTTCGTGCCGCAGGGTTGGACTGTTTCTGGCACTTTGCTCACCATGGAGAGAGATTCTACCTCAACTACATG GTCCAGTGGGTGACAGGAGTCGGCCATGACAGACACCTGACTGTCACCGTCAACGCTCCCGGCGGTCGGTTAATTTCGAATATCGATGAAGCAAAGGGTCAGATCAACTTTGAGACTAAGGAAACAG GTTTCTATCAGATGTGTTTCAGCAACTTCCACAACCGCTTCGGCACCATGCAGGTCTTCCTCAGCTTCGGCGTTTACTACGACGGCTACCAAGACCCGGCCAAGAgcaaggaggaagagaagaagaagaaagaggaagtcaGCAAAGACCTGAACAACACGCTGGGCATCATAGAG AACACGAGTCAGAAGGTGGATTTGTACGTCTTCCACATGATCCGACACTACGCCTTCAACCGCATGACGAAGAGTGCCGACTACTTCCTGCTGCAGTCCAACTCTCGGTACGTCACCTGGTGGTCGTGGGCCCTCAGCATCCTCATCGTCACCTGCGGATACCTGCAGCTCTTCTTCCTCAAAAGACTCTTCGTCACCACGAACGTCACCGAGGGCGAGAAGCCGCGCTGCTGA